The following is a genomic window from Actinomadura rubteroloni.
GCGACGAGCTGGACGCCCTGGTCGAGGGCATGGCGGACGGCCTGCGCAAGGCCGAGCCGAAGGCCGTCGCCCGCACGAAGCGGCTCGTGGACGAACTCGCCGCCCTCGACCGCGCCGACGCCTTCGCCCTCGCCGAACGCCTCTCGCTGGAGTTCTTCATGAGCCCCGAGGCGGCCGAGGGCCGGCTGTCCTTCTTCGAGAAGCGCCCGCCGTCCTGGGCCCGGTAGCCGTGCACCGGAAGGCGCTGGACGAGCTGGCGCACCGCGCGGAGGGACGCGGCGGCGTGCTCGGCGTCGTCGTCCAGAGCGCGAACGGCGAATACGCGAGCGTGAACGCCGACCGCGCGTTCACCGCCGCGTCCCTCATCAAGCTCCCGGTCATGCTGGCGCTGCTGGACGGCGTCGAGGCCGGACGCTGGTCGCTGGACGACCGGCTGCCCGTCCGCGACCGGGTCGGCGGCGCCGGGATCCTCCGCGACCTGGCGGACGTCGCCGACCTCAGCGTCCGCGACCTGGTCACGCTCATGATCGTGATCAGCGACAACACGGCCGCGAACCTGCTCATCGACCGGATCGGCGCACCCGCGGTGGCCGACTGGTGCGGACGACATGGCCTCCGCGCCACCGTCCTCGAACGCCGGATGATGGACGCCGAGGCCCGCGCGCGGGGCGCCGAGAACCGCACGTCCCCGGCCGACATGGCGAAGCTGCTGGACGGTCTCGTGCGCGGAACCCTGCTCGGCCCGGCGATGACCGCGTTCGCGCTGGACGTCCTCGCCCGTCAGCAGGTCCGCGACCGCCTGCCGCGCTACCTCCCCGCCGGTCTCCGCATCGCCCACAAGACCGGAGAACTGGACGGCCTCCGCCACGACGTCGGCATCATTTTCACCAACGCGCCCATCATCGTCGCCGCGCTGACCGAGAACGCCGACGAAGCCGACGACCTCATCGCCGAGTCAGCCCGCAGGGCCGTTCAGAGCCAGCCGCTCTTCCGCAGCTTGTAGTACACGGCGAGAATGGCGACGACCATCGCCGACAACGCCAGCGGATACCCGAGGTGCCATTTCAGTTCCGGCATGTGGACGAAGTTCATCCCGTAGATCCCGGCGATGGCCGTCGGCACCGCGATGATGGCCGCCCAGGACGAGATCTTCCGCATGTCGTCGTTCTGCTGCTTGCCGAGCAGCGCCAGATGCGCCGTCAGGACGCTGTTGAGCAGTTCGTTGTGCGCGTCCACCTGGCCGTCGATCCGGAGCAGGTGGTCCAGGACGTCGCGGAAATAGTTCTGCGTCCCGTCCAGTTCGGCGACGCGCCCCTTCACGATCTCCTGCATCACCGGGACGAGCGGGTCCTCGGCGGCGCGGAACTCCAGGACCTCGCGCTTCAACCGGTAGATGCTCTCGGTGACGTCGGTGTCGGCGGGTTTGCTCATCGAGCGGAAGACGGCCCGTTCGAGTTCGATGATGTCCACCTCGACCTCGTGCGCGACGACGCCGTAATGGTCCACGACCTCGTCGCACACGGCGTAGAGGACGGCGGCCGGGCCGACTTTCAGCATCGCCGTGTCCGCCTCGACGCGCTTGCGGATCGGACGCAGCGGATTCCCTTCCCCGTGCCGGACGGTCACCACGAAGTCCGGCCCGAGGAACAGCATGATCTCGCCGACCTCGATGTCGGACGTCTCGTCCACGTACCGCAGCGTCTTGAGCACGACGAACAGCGTGTCGTCGTACCGTTCGATCTTCGGGCGCTGGTGCGCGGTAATGGCGTCCTCGACCGCGAGCGGATGGAGGCGCAGTTCGTCCTCGATGAGGTCGAACTCCTCCTCGGTGGGCTCGTGCAGGCCGATCCACACGAAGCAGTCCGCGCCGTCCTTGCGGGCGTGGTCGAAGGCGTCGCTGATGTCGCCCTCGATGTCGCGGCGCTTTCCGTCGTGGTAGATCGCCATGTCCACAATCACGCGCCCATTGTGGACCACCCGGACGTCACTGGAGGACGAAGACCAGTGCCCGATCGAGTTGGAGCGCCAAAGACGCGAGGCCGCTCGTCGTGACGCCCGTCCCGGCGAGCGCGACCGGCCCGGTGATCGGGTTCTGCCGGGGCGGGTCGGCGAGCAGCGCCCGGACGCGCTCCACGACCGGCCCGTCGGCGAAGGCGGCCAGCGGCCCCGGCCGGGCGGTGCGGTTCAGCGCGACGTGCGCGATCGTCCGGGCCACGAGGGCGCGGTCGGCGAGGCGTTCGGCGGCGTCCTCGTCGGCCCAGCGCTCCACCGCGAACCGCAGCCGCCGGTTCAGCGGACGCAGCGGCGGCAGTGTCGCGGCGGCGAGTGCGCCCAGGGCGAGGTGGCGGTGGTGGCGGTGCCGCAGGTGGGACGCCTCGTGCTCGAACACCACCCGGAGCTGGTCGGGGGTGAGCGAGGCGAGCAGGCCGCGCGACACGAGCACGCCGCCGTCGCGTCCGGGCACGGCCATCGCGACAAGGTCGCCGGTGTCGAGCACGGCCGCGCGCCGCGCCGCCGCGACGTCGCCGCGCCAGCGCGCCGCGAGCCGTGCAGTGCCGGCGAGGTTGAGGGCCGTCAGGACGGCGGCGGGCACGCCGAGCCAGGCCGGGACGGGCGCGTCGTCCCCGAACAGCGCCCATTCGGGCAGCCGGCCGGCCGCCGCGGGGTCGAGCCCGGCGGCGTAGTTGACGGCGACGAACAGGGCCGTCCCGGCGGCGGCCGTCGCGGTCGTCGCCGCGACGAGCGCCAGCAGCCGCGCCGACCAGCGCGGATGCAGCGGCGTCCGCAGCAGCCCGAGCGCGACGGCGAGCGCGAGCGTCAGCGCGGCCGGGAGCAGGCCGAGGACGGTCACTGCTCGTTGAGAAGGTCGCGCAGCACCTGCTCCTGGTCCGGGCTCAGCTCCTGGAGGAACTGGCCGAGGACGCCGTGCGGGTCGCTGGCGTGCCGCAGGTGGCGGTGCATGCGGTGCGCGACGAGCCGGGACTCGTCCACCGTGAGCCGGTACACGAACTGGCGCCCGCTGCGGTCGCGGGTGACCATGCCCTTGGCGTGCAGCCGGGACAGGATCGTGTTGACGGTCGTGTGGGCGGGGTCGTCGGCGAGCCGGCCGCGCAGGTCGCCGGCCGACAGCGGCGCGTCGGCCGCCGCCAGCGCGGCGAGCACCTCGGCTTCGAGCTGGCCGAGCGGTCGTCGTGGCACGGAACGGTCCTCTTCGGTGGTGGATGCCTCGTCCGAGCGTAACGCCGGGACGTCCCGGTAGGCTTCCTGCTACACGTGTAGTAGTCCGGAGGGGGACGGTCGTGTCGGTGTCATTGGTGAAGGGTCAGCGGATCTCCCTGGAGAAGCCGGGCGGCACGCTCACCCGCGTCCGGATGGGCCTCGGCTGGGACGCGCTCCCGAAGAAGGGCCTGTTCGGCAAGCGCGAGCAGGACATCGACCTGGACGCGTCCTGCGCGCTGTTCGCCGACGGCCAGGTCGCCGACGTCGTCTACTTCGGCAAGCTCGCCAGCGACGGCGGCGCGGTGCGGCACACCGGCGACAACCTCACCGGCGCGGGCGACGGCGACGACGAGTCGGTCATCGTGGACCTCGGCGCCGTCCCGGCGAACGTCGGCTCGCTGGTGTTCGTCGTCAGTTCGTTCAGCGGCCAGTCGTTCGACCAGGTCAACAACGCCTACTGCCGGCTCGTGGACGAGACGTCCGGCGCCGAGCTGGCCCGGTTCGGGCTGACCGGCGGCGGCCCGCACACCGCGCTCGTCATGGCCCGGCTCTACCGGCACGGGACGGGCTGGAAGATGAACGCCATCGGCGAGCCCGGCCAGGGCCAGACGCTGCGCGACCTCCTGCCCGCGATCGCCGCGCACGCCTAGCCGCCGATCGCGTCCATGATCAGCGGCCATGCCTTCTTGTACTCGCGGTCCCAGTACTTCCACTGGTGGAAGCCGGGGCCGTAGAGGTCGGTCGTGACGGGGATGCCGAGCTGTCCGAGACGGTCGAGGAAGTCCGCCGTGGTGGACGCGACGAGCGTCTCGCTGACGGCGCCCTCGGTGTAGATCTGGAGCCCGTTGAGGCCGTTCTTCGCGATCAGCGTCGCGAGGTCCTCGTCCAGCGGGCCCTGCGTGCCGTCCCCGGCGGAGACGAACAGCCGCGTCCCGCGCAGGCCCTCGGCCTGCTCGTACGGGTCGTGGTCGAGCCAGTTCCGCCGGTCGGCGGCCGGGTCGCCCCACTTGGCGAGCGGGTCCGGGACGGTCGGCTCCGGACGGGCGTAGTCGGTGA
Proteins encoded in this region:
- a CDS encoding M48 family metalloprotease, translated to MTVLGLLPAALTLALAVALGLLRTPLHPRWSARLLALVAATTATAAAGTALFVAVNYAAGLDPAAAGRLPEWALFGDDAPVPAWLGVPAAVLTALNLAGTARLAARWRGDVAAARRAAVLDTGDLVAMAVPGRDGGVLVSRGLLASLTPDQLRVVFEHEASHLRHRHHRHLALGALAAATLPPLRPLNRRLRFAVERWADEDAAERLADRALVARTIAHVALNRTARPGPLAAFADGPVVERVRALLADPPRQNPITGPVALAGTGVTTSGLASLALQLDRALVFVLQ
- a CDS encoding BlaI/MecI/CopY family transcriptional regulator, coding for MPRRPLGQLEAEVLAALAAADAPLSAGDLRGRLADDPAHTTVNTILSRLHAKGMVTRDRSGRQFVYRLTVDESRLVAHRMHRHLRHASDPHGVLGQFLQELSPDQEQVLRDLLNEQ
- a CDS encoding serine hydrolase; protein product: MHRKALDELAHRAEGRGGVLGVVVQSANGEYASVNADRAFTAASLIKLPVMLALLDGVEAGRWSLDDRLPVRDRVGGAGILRDLADVADLSVRDLVTLMIVISDNTAANLLIDRIGAPAVADWCGRHGLRATVLERRMMDAEARARGAENRTSPADMAKLLDGLVRGTLLGPAMTAFALDVLARQQVRDRLPRYLPAGLRIAHKTGELDGLRHDVGIIFTNAPIIVAALTENADEADDLIAESARRAVQSQPLFRSL
- a CDS encoding TerD family protein, with protein sequence MSLVKGQRISLEKPGGTLTRVRMGLGWDALPKKGLFGKREQDIDLDASCALFADGQVADVVYFGKLASDGGAVRHTGDNLTGAGDGDDESVIVDLGAVPANVGSLVFVVSSFSGQSFDQVNNAYCRLVDETSGAELARFGLTGGGPHTALVMARLYRHGTGWKMNAIGEPGQGQTLRDLLPAIAAHA
- a CDS encoding magnesium and cobalt transport protein CorA, translating into MIVDMAIYHDGKRRDIEGDISDAFDHARKDGADCFVWIGLHEPTEEEFDLIEDELRLHPLAVEDAITAHQRPKIERYDDTLFVVLKTLRYVDETSDIEVGEIMLFLGPDFVVTVRHGEGNPLRPIRKRVEADTAMLKVGPAAVLYAVCDEVVDHYGVVAHEVEVDIIELERAVFRSMSKPADTDVTESIYRLKREVLEFRAAEDPLVPVMQEIVKGRVAELDGTQNYFRDVLDHLLRIDGQVDAHNELLNSVLTAHLALLGKQQNDDMRKISSWAAIIAVPTAIAGIYGMNFVHMPELKWHLGYPLALSAMVVAILAVYYKLRKSGWL